One genomic window of Halorubrum hochsteinianum includes the following:
- a CDS encoding PAS domain-containing sensor histidine kinase produces MSRSPEPETLIDLAQDKIAVIDERGRFRYLSAATEELLGFDPDELVGRNAFDLVHPDDVDRVRAAFESIVADGTRSDSPVEYRYATADGDWVWFRTLVFPPAETGIDGYALSSRDITLEVESRRRLETIASTSPDVLWMFSADWTELLFVNGAVEPVFGIDPDALDRRPRRFLESVHPDDRPAVERAMERLSAGESTNLDYRVGSPDGPTSWVRVPGRPVTEGGEVVAVTGFARDVTDEYRRERQLTVMDNLLRHTIRNDMNIVDGTAERIADRVRDAAGPSASSASPTLDGSDSSASESVDSEADFAELAADVIEHAETVRRVADDLLTTAEKQRGVIDLLRQHEPPQPLRVAPLVESAVADAVGDPGDSPVGVSVSCPDGARAFTHPELDYAIAELIENAIEHAEATPTVEIEVTVPADRVEIAVRDNGPPIPPAERDPITDRWRMDDLRHTDGMGLWLVYWIADRSGGDLRFDTGVDGNEVTISVPDADRDPASTTADGRPSAVSGGGSAAEPDGGGAASAAGLDGVAADRDAVSETGPDRGAASETATDGEAAADPPPGSTDG; encoded by the coding sequence ATGTCTCGCTCGCCGGAGCCAGAGACCCTCATCGATCTCGCGCAAGACAAGATCGCGGTGATCGACGAGCGGGGTCGGTTCCGGTACCTCAGCGCGGCCACCGAAGAGCTCCTCGGGTTCGACCCCGACGAGCTCGTCGGCCGGAACGCGTTCGACCTGGTCCATCCCGACGACGTCGACCGCGTCCGCGCCGCGTTCGAGTCTATCGTCGCCGACGGCACGCGGTCCGACTCCCCGGTCGAGTACCGCTACGCGACCGCCGACGGCGACTGGGTGTGGTTCCGCACCCTCGTGTTCCCGCCCGCGGAGACCGGCATCGACGGCTACGCGCTCAGCTCCCGCGACATCACCCTCGAAGTGGAGTCCCGGCGGCGCTTGGAGACCATCGCCTCGACCTCCCCCGACGTGCTGTGGATGTTCAGCGCCGACTGGACCGAACTGCTGTTCGTCAACGGCGCGGTCGAGCCGGTGTTCGGGATCGACCCCGACGCGCTCGACCGCCGGCCGCGGCGGTTCCTGGAGTCGGTCCACCCCGACGACCGCCCCGCGGTCGAACGCGCGATGGAGCGGCTCTCCGCCGGCGAGTCCACGAACCTCGACTACCGGGTCGGCTCCCCCGACGGGCCGACGAGCTGGGTCCGGGTGCCCGGTCGGCCCGTGACCGAGGGCGGCGAGGTCGTCGCGGTCACCGGGTTCGCCCGCGACGTCACCGACGAGTACCGCCGCGAGCGCCAGCTCACGGTGATGGACAACCTGCTCCGACACACGATCCGCAACGACATGAACATCGTCGACGGGACCGCCGAACGGATCGCCGACCGGGTCCGCGACGCGGCGGGGCCGTCGGCGTCATCGGCGTCGCCGACGCTCGACGGCTCCGACTCTTCGGCTTCCGAGTCCGTCGATTCCGAGGCCGACTTCGCGGAGCTCGCGGCCGACGTGATCGAGCACGCGGAGACGGTCCGCCGCGTCGCCGACGACCTGCTCACCACCGCCGAGAAGCAGCGCGGCGTGATCGACCTGCTCCGCCAGCACGAGCCGCCGCAGCCCCTCCGCGTCGCGCCGCTCGTCGAGAGCGCGGTCGCGGACGCGGTCGGCGACCCCGGCGACTCGCCGGTGGGGGTGTCCGTCTCCTGTCCCGACGGCGCGCGCGCGTTCACCCACCCCGAGCTCGACTACGCGATCGCGGAGCTGATCGAGAACGCGATCGAACACGCGGAGGCGACGCCGACGGTCGAGATCGAGGTCACGGTCCCGGCCGACCGCGTCGAGATCGCGGTTCGGGACAACGGCCCGCCGATCCCGCCGGCCGAGCGCGACCCCATCACCGACCGCTGGAGGATGGACGACCTCAGACACACCGACGGGATGGGCCTGTGGCTCGTCTACTGGATCGCGGACCGCTCCGGCGGGGACCTGCGGTTCGACACCGGCGTCGACGGCAACGAGGTGACGATCAGCGTCCCCGACGCCGACCGTGACCCCGCCTCGACGACGGCTGACGGCCGGCCGTCGGCGGTTTCCGGCGGCGGCTCGGCCGCGGAGCCCGACGGCGGGGGCGCGGCGTCGGCCGCCGGGCTCGACGGCGTCGCCGCGGACCGGGACGCGGTGTCGGAGACGGGGCCGGATCGAGGTGCGGCGTCGGAGACCGCGACCGACGGAGAGGCCGCCGCGGATCCCCCGCCGGGATCGACGGACGGCTGA
- a CDS encoding winged helix-turn-helix domain-containing protein: protein MKRSPRANDATTTTDDDAALDATFEALADGDCRAILAAAATPRTTSELAEACDIALSTAYRKVELLSETPLLAEGVRFDPNGDHAAEYVRDAADAAVELGDDGVTLSVDGDGADPLASALDAPGVSAD from the coding sequence ATGAAGCGAAGCCCGCGAGCGAACGACGCGACGACGACGACCGACGACGACGCGGCGCTCGACGCGACGTTCGAGGCGCTCGCCGACGGCGACTGCCGGGCGATCCTCGCCGCCGCGGCGACGCCGAGGACGACGAGCGAGCTCGCCGAGGCCTGCGACATCGCGCTCTCGACCGCCTACCGGAAGGTCGAACTGCTGAGCGAGACCCCGCTGCTCGCCGAGGGGGTCCGGTTCGACCCGAACGGCGACCACGCCGCCGAGTACGTCCGCGACGCCGCGGACGCCGCGGTCGAACTCGGCGACGACGGCGTGACGCTCTCGGTCGACGGCGACGGGGCCGACCCCCTCGCGTCCGCGCTCGACGCGCCCGGCGTCTCAGCCGACTGA
- a CDS encoding helix-turn-helix domain-containing protein, producing MGSGIRAEVSLPTEAPSPFDGVVDGATPVTGVSRCTPEDDRERVVVEFIADADLSVPEGVDVVFDYGGRAAYRFDAAVDPDSPFAVLDRHETPVSEAVVRDGRLRVTFHASDLPTLRSVLEAFRDGCPDMEVKRLLQSTTTPTESDLVTVDRSELTERQREVLAAAYEAGYFDHPKGANAGEVAESLGIGRSTFTEHVAAAQRKLFGALLD from the coding sequence ATGGGTTCGGGAATCCGGGCGGAGGTCTCGCTGCCGACCGAAGCGCCGTCGCCGTTCGACGGCGTCGTCGACGGGGCGACCCCGGTCACCGGCGTCTCGCGGTGTACGCCCGAGGACGACCGCGAGCGCGTCGTCGTGGAGTTCATCGCGGACGCCGACCTGTCGGTCCCCGAGGGGGTCGACGTCGTCTTCGATTACGGCGGCCGAGCCGCCTACCGGTTCGACGCCGCGGTCGACCCCGACTCGCCGTTCGCCGTGCTCGACCGCCACGAGACCCCCGTCTCGGAGGCGGTGGTCCGCGACGGGCGGCTCCGCGTCACCTTCCACGCGAGCGACCTGCCGACGCTGCGGTCCGTGTTGGAGGCATTCCGGGACGGCTGCCCGGACATGGAGGTGAAGCGCCTGCTCCAGTCGACGACGACCCCGACCGAGTCGGACCTGGTCACCGTCGACCGGAGCGAGCTGACCGAGCGCCAGCGCGAGGTGCTCGCGGCCGCCTACGAAGCGGGGTACTTCGACCACCCGAAGGGGGCCAACGCCGGCGAGGTGGCCGAGTCGCTGGGGATCGGCCGGTCGACGTTCACCGAACACGTCGCGGCCGCCCAGCGGAAGCTGTTCGGGGCGCTGCTCGATTGA
- a CDS encoding DUF7560 family zinc ribbon protein, which yields MTPPPTQTFVCPECRRSIEVDDAMRSTLLETGCVVCGAPVTEEDVGEAPAMS from the coding sequence ATGACGCCCCCACCGACGCAAACGTTCGTCTGCCCGGAGTGTCGGCGCTCGATCGAGGTGGACGACGCGATGCGGTCGACGCTGCTCGAGACGGGCTGCGTCGTCTGCGGGGCCCCGGTCACCGAGGAGGACGTCGGCGAAGCGCCGGCGATGAGCTGA
- a CDS encoding pyridoxamine 5'-phosphate oxidase family protein, with amino-acid sequence MATNSEVEMSPAEVDAFLSRHETGVLALARDDAPYAIPISYGYDADDRALFLRLVSTPDSEKREFLASTPRARVVVYEDEGDEYASVVGVGTLERVDLDELTPETIAQYGEARRPLFEIWADDKPDLDIELYRFAPETLTGRTVVVERDEG; translated from the coding sequence ATGGCGACGAACAGCGAGGTCGAGATGTCTCCGGCGGAGGTGGACGCGTTCCTCTCGCGCCACGAGACGGGAGTGCTCGCGCTCGCGCGCGACGACGCGCCGTACGCGATCCCGATCTCGTACGGGTACGACGCGGACGACCGCGCGCTGTTCCTCCGGCTGGTGTCGACGCCCGACAGCGAGAAGCGCGAGTTCCTCGCGTCGACGCCGCGGGCCCGCGTCGTCGTCTACGAGGACGAGGGCGACGAGTACGCGAGCGTCGTCGGCGTCGGGACGCTCGAACGGGTCGACCTCGACGAGCTCACCCCCGAGACGATCGCGCAGTACGGCGAGGCCCGACGCCCGCTCTTCGAGATCTGGGCGGATGACAAACCGGACCTAGACATCGAACTCTACCGCTTCGCGCCCGAGACGCTGACCGGACGGACCGTCGTCGTCGAACGGGACGAAGGGTAG
- a CDS encoding type II toxin-antitoxin system death-on-curing family toxin, translating to MTDELSYPSRELVCDLHAQIVREGEVTEPGIRSTDSIGSALQYVSEGYFGESPETIHQKAVHLMRLLVADHPFVDGNKRTALRTVVVFYMLNGYTFEYGDEIRALLHRFATAESDVDITTAVVYFRACARRNG from the coding sequence ATGACCGATGAACTGTCGTATCCATCTCGAGAACTCGTCTGCGATCTACACGCCCAGATCGTCAGGGAAGGCGAGGTGACAGAGCCGGGAATCCGGTCGACAGATTCGATAGGGTCCGCGTTACAGTACGTTTCAGAGGGGTACTTCGGGGAGAGTCCGGAAACGATCCATCAGAAGGCGGTCCACCTGATGCGGTTGCTCGTCGCCGATCATCCGTTTGTCGACGGGAACAAGCGAACAGCGCTCCGGACGGTGGTCGTCTTTTACATGCTGAACGGGTACACGTTCGAGTACGGCGACGAGATTCGAGCGTTGCTCCACCGGTTTGCGACTGCCGAATCCGACGTCGACATCACGACGGCCGTCGTGTATTTTCGCGCGTGTGCGCGCCGCAACGGCTAA
- a CDS encoding type II toxin-antitoxin system RelE family toxin — protein sequence MSEYDVLLADEAREFLEVADEKTERICTENLEYLAASPYPERGRGDKEKLPIDGRRDRYRIHISRTYTAIYTVLEDDAEVRVLEIVPIGEAHKRYGF from the coding sequence ATGTCTGAGTACGACGTCCTGCTCGCTGATGAGGCCCGGGAGTTCCTTGAAGTCGCCGACGAGAAGACCGAGCGCATCTGTACGGAGAACCTCGAGTATCTCGCGGCGAGTCCGTACCCGGAACGCGGTCGCGGAGACAAAGAGAAACTCCCGATCGACGGTCGTCGCGATCGCTATCGGATACACATCTCGCGGACCTACACGGCGATTTACACGGTCTTGGAGGACGACGCGGAAGTCCGCGTGCTGGAGATCGTTCCCATCGGCGAGGCTCACAAACGCTACGGTTTCTGA
- a CDS encoding DUF7557 family protein produces the protein MSADKRIPVTEETRKELHELKEPGQTYDDLLAELAQQRRRQDLEQRFQELEDADRDELTSLTDV, from the coding sequence ATGTCCGCGGACAAGCGCATTCCGGTGACCGAGGAGACGCGGAAGGAGCTCCACGAGCTGAAGGAACCGGGGCAGACGTACGACGATCTGCTCGCCGAACTCGCCCAACAGCGTCGGCGTCAGGATCTTGAACAGCGATTTCAGGAGTTAGAGGATGCGGATCGAGACGAGTTAACATCCCTCACGGATGTCTGA
- a CDS encoding toxin-antitoxin system TumE family protein: MVGPSADDLDGISEGQTYADGTVVRVFCMRTDRDAYPSGWAYKFHYGMTVPDPPQTLDDGTIRRYDNSHEDTKGHELHVAPDPEPTRIEFPGIVPLWTRFWSEIPKSTIEID, translated from the coding sequence ATGGTCGGGCCGAGTGCCGACGACCTCGACGGTATCAGCGAGGGACAGACCTACGCGGACGGAACGGTCGTCCGGGTGTTCTGTATGCGGACAGATCGGGACGCGTACCCCTCCGGATGGGCGTACAAGTTCCACTACGGAATGACGGTTCCCGATCCCCCTCAGACGCTCGACGACGGGACCATCCGGCGATATGACAACTCACACGAGGACACCAAAGGCCACGAACTCCACGTCGCACCTGACCCCGAGCCGACCCGCATTGAGTTTCCCGGCATCGTCCCGCTCTGGACCCGGTTCTGGAGTGAAATACCGAAATCGACGATCGAAATCGATTGA
- a CDS encoding BGTF surface domain-containing protein, translated as MTNDTNYRGKANAVFFAAVMVVSMFAAGFAAAPAAAVQDGTNVTITYNTPSDDASITEGTEVTPDVTVENTDSENLNATNLPSADSFAFQVDSGDGFSTVDTADFSGTNLAQGDTKDVTFSSASSAIGNLAPGSYDHRVVLYNSSNDEVVTGTSSGDISSSALTLNVGDVTQANNLPSELDTGESVSASDIVVEVNNGPNSAQMTGVDVSVSLGSTTSSDTSGQTIAADSTATFNNFNNQLTAPLSSQSTNYTVTVSYSEGNDITFDVPVEVGSTGGSGSVTFQVDDNSQGIYYQGQDINATDLEQNTDYTLRSVDEFDGDQISSSTFESEYTSDGDGFIDLDTEDLESGDYFLRGGDLAETRDNTFELTVQNFAAEWEEDSYDTGETAAEITTESQRNSYNVIISADSLDYEDLEALFAGDNSPVNDVEIDENAEDDEIIVEGYRNDQIIANFSNTSIDSGDYQFDMEVYDTEASDSASVTVQEEDVEASFGDSITTAAAGDVTNVTVDLEDTSEAYIGIGGSDAGFFDVVRVEDDDDDDEVTFEVNTRVLGTNQASDAYYSADDIVERAPSGATYEDEDGDSSTFSDLNDFRTSSDGLDQGQLIRPAQPGEYEMVASGDGVFAVDEDGDLTVDDELDIATLDLVEPTIDGVTVHTSPSGDTDEDDDVSELLEEVTPSDTVALDDRMVLQVEADGVEGFVAQQSSADLNELDEGVEGSAFNALLTNDYEGVNFEVEASSATANQEPAQLDFTETTVYFGDGQFFVVVDTSNDDSFTQSVSDGEDFDVTYEYVTDEDNRYEFDNAGGEYNVGDTDDAFPYYDTESDASTEASFTLEDRDATFDNTNADGDVEVGVSEEATVTGTTNVAPGTDISVRLRSASGVSPGFILTDDDLEIAEDGTFEATIDTTEGQVDDEATVNFRVGSSTVADSDAVLVEATQDPATFEVSDLNPEEATATAGDSVDVSATIENTGGQEATQDVALTLDGDELDSQEVTLADGNSTTVEFTADTSGLEAGDYTHGVATDDDEATGTLTIEASGDSSGDDSSGDSSGDSEGDSSGDSEGDSSGDSEGDSEGDSEGDSTDDGTPGFGALVALVALIAAALLATRRNE; from the coding sequence ATGACAAACGACACAAACTATCGCGGGAAGGCCAACGCGGTCTTCTTCGCGGCGGTTATGGTAGTGTCCATGTTCGCTGCCGGCTTTGCAGCAGCACCCGCTGCTGCGGTTCAGGACGGTACGAACGTGACCATTACCTACAACACGCCGAGTGATGATGCCTCCATCACAGAAGGTACAGAAGTAACGCCGGACGTTACGGTTGAAAACACGGATTCCGAGAATCTCAACGCGACCAACCTGCCCAGCGCGGACTCTTTCGCGTTCCAAGTTGACTCTGGCGATGGGTTCTCCACCGTCGATACTGCCGACTTTAGTGGGACTAACCTCGCCCAAGGAGACACCAAGGACGTAACGTTCAGTAGTGCGTCCTCCGCAATTGGCAACCTCGCTCCCGGTTCCTACGACCACCGAGTTGTCCTGTACAACTCGAGCAACGATGAGGTCGTCACCGGAACCAGCTCGGGCGACATCAGTTCCAGTGCCCTCACGCTGAACGTGGGCGACGTCACGCAGGCTAACAACCTCCCGAGTGAACTCGACACCGGCGAATCTGTCAGTGCCAGCGACATCGTTGTTGAGGTTAACAATGGCCCCAACAGCGCTCAGATGACTGGCGTTGACGTTTCGGTCTCGCTCGGCTCGACCACCAGCAGCGACACCAGCGGCCAGACTATCGCTGCTGACAGTACGGCCACGTTCAACAACTTCAACAATCAGCTTACTGCTCCGCTGAGTTCTCAGAGCACGAACTACACCGTTACTGTCTCGTACTCCGAGGGTAACGACATCACGTTCGACGTGCCTGTTGAGGTCGGCTCGACCGGCGGCTCTGGCTCTGTTACCTTCCAGGTTGACGACAACTCTCAGGGAATCTACTACCAGGGTCAGGACATCAACGCGACTGACCTCGAACAGAACACGGACTACACGCTCCGCTCGGTTGACGAGTTCGACGGGGATCAGATCTCCTCGAGCACGTTCGAATCCGAGTACACGTCCGACGGTGACGGGTTCATTGACCTCGACACCGAGGATCTCGAGAGCGGTGACTACTTCCTCCGCGGCGGCGACCTCGCGGAGACTCGCGACAACACGTTCGAGCTGACTGTTCAGAACTTCGCCGCTGAGTGGGAGGAGGACTCCTACGACACCGGCGAAACTGCAGCTGAGATCACCACTGAGTCGCAGCGTAACAGCTACAACGTCATCATCAGCGCTGACAGCCTCGACTACGAGGACCTCGAAGCGCTGTTCGCTGGCGATAACTCGCCGGTGAACGATGTCGAGATTGACGAGAACGCTGAAGACGACGAGATCATCGTTGAGGGGTACCGCAACGACCAGATCATCGCAAACTTCAGCAACACCTCCATCGACTCTGGTGACTACCAGTTCGACATGGAGGTCTACGACACCGAAGCAAGCGACTCTGCTTCGGTAACCGTTCAGGAAGAGGACGTCGAAGCCAGCTTCGGTGACTCCATCACCACTGCTGCGGCTGGTGACGTGACGAACGTTACTGTTGACCTTGAGGACACGAGTGAGGCCTACATCGGTATCGGCGGTTCCGACGCCGGCTTCTTCGACGTTGTCCGCGTTGAGGACGACGACGATGACGACGAAGTGACCTTCGAGGTTAACACGCGTGTGCTTGGTACGAACCAGGCTAGTGACGCATACTACTCGGCGGACGACATCGTCGAGCGCGCCCCGTCTGGGGCCACCTACGAGGATGAGGATGGCGACTCCTCCACCTTCAGTGACCTCAACGACTTCCGGACGAGTTCGGACGGGCTTGACCAGGGCCAGCTGATCCGCCCGGCCCAGCCCGGTGAATACGAGATGGTCGCTAGCGGTGACGGCGTCTTCGCCGTTGACGAAGATGGTGACCTCACCGTTGACGACGAGCTCGACATTGCGACGCTCGACCTCGTCGAGCCGACCATTGACGGTGTCACCGTCCACACGTCGCCGTCCGGCGACACGGACGAAGATGACGACGTCTCCGAACTGCTCGAAGAAGTGACCCCGAGCGACACCGTTGCCCTGGACGACCGGATGGTCCTTCAGGTCGAAGCTGACGGTGTCGAAGGGTTCGTGGCTCAGCAGAGCAGCGCTGACCTCAACGAACTCGACGAGGGTGTTGAGGGCTCCGCCTTCAACGCGCTCCTCACGAACGACTACGAGGGCGTGAACTTCGAGGTTGAAGCATCGTCGGCGACTGCGAATCAGGAACCGGCGCAGCTCGACTTCACCGAGACAACCGTCTACTTCGGTGACGGTCAGTTCTTCGTCGTGGTCGACACGAGTAACGACGACTCGTTCACTCAGAGCGTCTCCGACGGTGAGGACTTCGATGTCACCTACGAGTACGTGACTGACGAGGACAACCGCTACGAGTTCGACAATGCTGGTGGCGAGTACAACGTCGGTGACACGGACGATGCGTTCCCGTACTACGACACTGAATCTGACGCCTCTACCGAGGCGAGCTTCACGCTCGAAGACCGGGATGCGACCTTCGATAACACGAACGCTGATGGCGACGTTGAAGTCGGCGTGAGCGAGGAAGCGACGGTCACGGGCACGACGAACGTTGCGCCCGGAACGGACATCAGCGTCCGTCTCCGTTCCGCGTCCGGCGTTTCGCCCGGCTTCATCCTGACGGATGATGACCTGGAGATCGCCGAGGATGGTACCTTCGAGGCCACCATCGACACGACGGAAGGTCAGGTCGACGACGAAGCGACCGTCAACTTCCGTGTCGGCAGCTCCACCGTTGCTGACAGCGATGCTGTCCTTGTCGAGGCTACGCAGGACCCCGCGACCTTCGAGGTCTCGGACCTGAACCCTGAGGAAGCCACCGCGACGGCTGGTGACTCGGTTGACGTCTCCGCGACGATCGAGAACACCGGCGGTCAGGAGGCCACTCAGGATGTCGCGCTCACGCTTGACGGCGACGAGCTCGACAGTCAGGAAGTGACGCTCGCGGACGGTAACAGTACCACCGTCGAGTTCACTGCCGACACGTCCGGTCTCGAAGCCGGCGATTACACGCACGGCGTCGCGACCGACGACGACGAGGCCACTGGCACGCTGACCATCGAGGCCAGCGGTGACTCCAGCGGAGACGACTCCTCTGGTGACTCTAGTGGTGACAGCGAAGGCGACTCCTCTGGTGACAGTGAAGGCGACTCCTCTGGTGACAGTGAAGGCGACAGCGAAGGTGACAGCGAAGGCGACTCCACCGACGACGGAACGCCCGGCTTCGGTGCGCTCGTCGCGCTCGTCGCCCTCATCGCTGCTGCGCTGCTCGCGACCCGCCGCAACGAGTAA
- a CDS encoding type II toxin-antitoxin system RelE family toxin — MGSEDAWTWAFTSRAADQFDALDGHVQDRIVSKLDSVVESEWRDPDEFLEPLTGGPFSKLRVGQYRLACVLDRRGSVVEVHRIEHRSGAYTADDD; from the coding sequence ATGGGGAGTGAGGACGCGTGGACGTGGGCGTTCACGTCGCGGGCAGCCGACCAGTTCGACGCGCTCGACGGGCACGTCCAAGACCGCATCGTGTCGAAACTCGACTCGGTCGTCGAATCGGAGTGGCGCGACCCGGACGAGTTCCTCGAACCGCTCACCGGCGGCCCGTTCTCCAAGCTTCGCGTCGGGCAGTATCGACTCGCGTGTGTTCTCGACCGTCGCGGGTCAGTCGTCGAGGTCCACCGTATCGAGCACCGAAGCGGCGCGTACACGGCCGACGACGACTAA
- a CDS encoding ribbon-helix-helix domain-containing protein — protein sequence MSNADAPDGGDGPEMVQINLRLSKSFLDDIDATWNEQGFNSRSEFLRHAARDAVKHPAFSREGWKQIAASEHELRASDESLVSREDVVASMDRDDDGE from the coding sequence ATGTCAAACGCAGACGCGCCCGACGGCGGTGACGGCCCCGAGATGGTCCAAATAAACCTCCGGCTCAGTAAGTCGTTCCTCGACGACATCGACGCGACGTGGAACGAGCAGGGATTCAACTCTCGAAGCGAGTTCCTGCGACACGCTGCCCGCGACGCGGTGAAACACCCGGCGTTCTCGCGCGAGGGGTGGAAACAGATCGCGGCGAGCGAGCACGAACTCCGGGCCAGTGACGAGTCGCTCGTCTCGCGCGAGGACGTCGTAGCGAGTATGGACCGCGACGACGATGGGGAGTGA
- a CDS encoding TetR/AcrR family transcriptional regulator: protein MTRFSDEDRERIRGELVEAGRELFTRHGFERTRIKDVTEAVDIGTSTFYQFFDSKEMLYVAVLKRERDRLIERVDAAVAAAATPREEVRTMLETLFDEVRSDPLISRLIVENELQALLDQLSESERESLAADPPGEPLGYADRWVEEPSFRFDDPDLVRDAVTSLIFTTRSQELVREPGTATEPARVDRALIDTIVDGLFVDVADEAAAE, encoded by the coding sequence ATGACTCGGTTCAGCGACGAGGACCGCGAGCGGATCCGCGGCGAGTTGGTCGAGGCGGGCCGCGAGCTGTTCACCAGACACGGCTTTGAGCGGACGCGGATCAAGGACGTGACCGAGGCCGTCGACATCGGGACGAGCACGTTCTACCAGTTCTTCGACTCGAAGGAGATGCTGTACGTCGCGGTGCTCAAGCGGGAGCGCGACCGGCTCATCGAGCGCGTCGACGCCGCGGTCGCGGCCGCCGCGACGCCGCGCGAGGAGGTCCGGACGATGCTCGAAACGCTGTTCGACGAGGTGCGCTCCGACCCGCTCATCTCGCGGCTGATAGTCGAGAACGAGCTCCAGGCGCTGCTCGATCAGCTCTCCGAGTCCGAGCGGGAGTCGCTCGCGGCCGACCCGCCGGGCGAGCCGCTGGGCTACGCCGACCGATGGGTCGAGGAGCCGTCGTTCCGGTTCGACGACCCCGACCTCGTCCGGGACGCGGTCACCTCGCTGATATTCACCACGCGCTCGCAGGAGCTGGTGCGCGAGCCCGGCACCGCCACCGAGCCCGCCCGCGTCGACCGCGCGCTGATCGACACCATCGTCGACGGCCTGTTCGTCGACGTCGCGGACGAGGCGGCCGCCGAGTGA